One part of the Magallana gigas chromosome 5, xbMagGiga1.1, whole genome shotgun sequence genome encodes these proteins:
- the LOC105331195 gene encoding uncharacterized protein, translating into MTARSTLVLLFVFCVEFGCVFSENVVWDDNFKRPLKVYTKPRSLIEVVNERRRRYVAPKRKKGTYKDLIGHGGSVIDRKAYDPDSVIAGILAGMFVERNGVERMPNVDFQRSRKFRGQQLDTHKLTHRQKVIYGLESENSNDMRTRRKRNFVSDNNSLWPRGVVPYQLDGNMSPDAVDVVKAGIEMLHNMTCVRFAPIGSQLANSVSHSNHVYFFSQSGCWSYVGMIGWGRQEISLQDPGCISLATSVHEICHALGMWHEQNRSDRDSKIELYGDNISGGGLNNVNFRRMTTRNSYPYDISSVLQYSLTSFAVDRSRPTMRSKDPRLAFLTDKATGLMYYDAKEITKVYSCTQNCVNPLNCDNGGYLNQNCQCQCPAGLTGSDCRSVVSSPGCGGVISLSANEEAKISSSNYPNKYSLGEECVWLVKGPPEHHIQMTIEFMDISDNGYDACYHWLEVRYNLMGQDGPELCGLRRDETFYSSHDEMENVMMLKFNSAISSDKAPSTGFRLTVRSIGKSCVDHPCKFGECYVTDTSYRCQCQSGFAGTNCDEFVGRDMYLFSNFDNEELNFLQNVDSDDFDWTLHSGSTPSSATGPQSAKSGQYYMYIEASAPRSEGDKAILSSEIVKFSSVHERCLRFSYHMYGSAIGSLAVYFQGNSTNKTLAFQKIGDQGNQWNSTEIDIPPMQNLQIIIEGVRGSSYDGDIAIDAIELRSHNCSTTLPPTTTGTTRISTESDPPTTPITTPFIGDKASINVTDSITPTSATQAPLPVSVTCDFETGNTCFLENLEQTLISEKDTVSTELQKDDFDWTLHSGPTPSSDTGPAMAYRGSRYAFIEASSPRKDGDKAIMRSTNTFRDTVQCLGFSYHMYGKTSGMGKLNIYYTAQNGSIFRIFSRIGNLGDAWRREFIQIPPTRGLQIYFEGIRGIGYRSDVAIDDLIVSEGECGCAARPCQHGGVCHSLGGSSYNCSCVGAYGGTHCEELVSAISCSFDDGLCGFLAQSTDDDYDWQFGTYTRSRYTGPQTPLDGRFAYTEASFKARGSTSILTTAGTQLAFQDWCFSFSYYMYGYNMGALAVRAGYSGLGLPYRWFWYGNKGARWEHQSITIHAIPRLVIEIMAVRGWGYRSDMAVDNVSLTPGTC; encoded by the exons ATGACAGCGCGTTCTACATTAGtccttttgtttgttttctgtGTGGAGTTTGGTTGTGTATTTTCAG AAAATGTTGTATGGGATGACAACTTCAAACGGCCATTGAAAGTTTATACAAAACCTAGGAGTTTAATTGAA GTTGTGAACGAGCGAAGAAGACGGTATGTCGCCCCGAAGAGAAAAAAGGGGACATATAAAGACCTGATAGGACATGGCGGATCTGTGATTGACAGAAAG GCTTATGACCCAGATTCTGTTATTGCTGGCATCCTTGCTGGGATGTTTGTGGAAAGAAATGGAGTCGAACGGATG CCTAATGTTGATTTCCAACGTAGCCGGAAGTTTCGTGGACAACAGTTGGATACACACAAACTGACACACAGACAGAAAGTGATATATGGCCTAGAATccgaaaat TCGAACGATATGAGAACacgaagaaaaagaaatttcgTTTCTGACAACAACTCACTTTGGCCGAGAGGGGTAGTGCCATACCAACTTGACGGAAATATGT CCCCCGACGCCGTGGACGTTGTAAAAGCAGGGATAGAGATGCTACACAACATGACCTGTGTGAGATTCGCACCCATCGGCTCCCAGCTCGCCAACTCTGTTTCCCATAGCAACCACGTTTATTTCTTCAGCCAATC CGGTTGCTGGTCCTACGTTGGAATGATTGGATGGGGCCGACAGGAAATAAGTTTACAAGATCCCGGATGCATAAGT CTTGCCACGTCCGTTCATGAGATATGCCATGCATTAGGGATGTGGCACGAACAAAATCGGTCGGACAGAGACAGTAAGATCGAGTTGTACGGAGATAACATCAGCGGTGGCGGATTAAACAACGTCAATTTCAGGCGCATGACCACTAGAAACTCGTATCCATACGATATATCATCAGTGCTTCAATATAGTCTCACG TCCTTTGCTGTGGACAGATCTCGGCCAACCATGCGCTCAAAGGATCCGAGATTAGCTTTTTTGACGGATAAAGCCACTGGTCTGATGTATTACGATGCAAAGGAAATAACGAAGGTTTACAGCTGCACAC AAAACTGCGTTAACCCTCTAAATTGTGACAATGGCGGATATCTGAACCAGAACTGTCAATGTCAGTGTCCGGCAGGTCTGACTGGCAGTGACTGTAGATCTGTCGTCTCCAGTCCTG GTTGTGGTGGCGTCATATCTCTCTCAGCGAATGAAGAAGCGAAGATATCATCGTCGAATTATCCTAACAAGTACAGTTTAGGAGAAGAGTGTGTCTGGCTAGTAAAG gGTCCCCCAGAGCACCATATACAGATGACAATAGAATTTATGGATATCTCGGATAACGGATACGATGCTTGCTATCACTGGTTGGAGGTCCGTTACAACTTAATGGGACAGGACGGCCCGGA ATTATGTGGTCTTCGGAGGGACGAAACATTTTATTCATCACACGATGAAATGGAGAACGTGATGATGTTAAAGTTTAACTCCGCCATTTCCAGTGACAAGGCTCCATCGACAGGGTTCCGTCTCACTGTGAGAAGTATCGGTAAAA GTTGTGTTGACCACCCTTGTAAATTTGGTGAATGTTACGTCACTGATACGTCATACAGATGTCAGTGTCAGTCGGGTTTTGCCGGAACTAACTGTGACGAATTCGTAGGAA GAGACATGTACTTGTTCTCTAACTTTGATAACGAGGAATTAAACTTTCTACAAAATGTGGATTCGGATGATTTCGACTGGACTTTACATTCG GGAAGCACACCCTCCTCCGCCACTGGTCCACAGTCAGCCAAATCCggacaatattacatgtacatcgagGCTTCCGCGCCTCGCTCCGAAGGCGACAAGGCTATTCTTAGTAGTGAAATTGTCAAGTTTAGCTCAG TACATGAAAGATGTCTGCGATTCTCTTACCACATGTACGGGTCCGCGATCGGCTCCTTAGCTGTCTATTTCCAAGGTAACAGCACCAATAAAACACTGGCTTTCCAAAAAATCGGCGACCAGGGCAATCAGTGGAACTCCACGGAAATAGACATTCCGCCCATGCAAAACCTTCAG ATCATCATTGAGGGAGTGAGAGGTTCGAGCTATGATGGGGATATTGCTATTGATGCAATAGAACTTCGCAGTCACAACTGCT CAACAACGCTTCCTCCCACAACTACTGGCACGACACGAATCTCTACTGAATCAGACCCTCCCACGACACCTATAACCACGCCCTTTATTGGTGACAAGGCGTCAATCAATGTCACGGATTCAATCACGCCAACTTCTGCTACACAAGCCCCTCTGCCTGTGTCAG TTACCTGTGATTTCGAAACCGGAAACACGTGCTTTCTTGAGAATCTTGAGCAAACACTGATTTCAGAAAAAGACACAGTATCCACTGAATTGCAAAAGGATGATTTCGACTGGACGTTACATTCG GGACCGACCCCTTCCTCAGATACTGGGCCCGCCATGGCGTACAGAGGGTCACGGTACGCCTTCATTGAAGCATCCAGTCCCAGGAAAGACGGGGATAAGGCTATAATGAGATCCACGAATACGTTTAGAG ATACTGTGCAGTGCTTGGGCTTTTCCTATCACATGTATGGTAAAACATCGGGGATGGGAAAACTCAATATCTATTATACAGCCCAGAATGGTTCAATCTTTAGAATTTTTAGTAGAATTGGCAACCTAGGAGATGCTTGGAGAAGAGAGTTTATACAGATCCCACCCACACGCGGACTTCAA atCTATTTTGAGGGTATTCGTGGAATCGGTTACAGAAGTGACGTAGCAATTGATGACCTCATCGTTAGCGAGGGAGAATGTG GATGTGCCGCTAGACCGTGCCAACATGGCGGAGTTTGTCATTCTCTTGGCGGATCTAGCTACAACTGCAGCTGTGTAGGCGCGTACGGGGGAACTCATTGCGAGGAATTAG TTTCAGCGATATCTTGTTCATTTGATGACGGATTGTGCGGTTTTCTGGCCCAGTCTACGGATGATGATTATGACTGGCAATTTGGAacg TATACAAGAAGCAGGTACACCGGACCCCAGACCCCCCTAGACGGCCGTTTTGCCTACACCGAGGCTTCGTTCAAAGCGAGGGGAAGTACCAGCATCCTGACGACCGCCGGAACACAGCTAG cTTTCCAGGACTGGTGTTTTTCCTTCTCTTACTACATGTACGGGTACAACATGGGAGCCCTCGCGGTCAGGGCCGGCTACTCCGGCCTCGGTCTGCCGTACCGCTGGTTCTGGTACGGAAACAAGGGTGCGAGGTGGGAGCACCAGAGTATAACCATCCACGCCATTCCCAGACTCGTG